Sequence from the Pontibacter pudoricolor genome:
GAAGGCAAGATCCGAAACTTCCCGGGCAACTATACCGATTACCGCGAATGGCTGAAGGAGCAGGAAAAACAGGAACCTGAAACCAAAGCTATAGTTGCAGCCCCTGCCCCTGTTCAGGCCAAGAATGAAGAACAACCAACCAGCAAGCGCAAAGCCAGTTACCAGGAGAAAAAAGAATACGAGCAACTGGAGAAAGAAATAGCCAAACTGGAAGCCCGTAGAACAGAAGTAATTGCGTTGATGAACTCCGGCACCACAACCGACCACGCACAACTAAGTGCCTGGGCTACCGAAATTGAGCAGCTAAACGAGCAACTCGAAGAGAAAGAATTCCGCTGGCTGGAGCTGGCTGAGATCATCTAAACAGAAATAACTATAAAGGCAGCTACATGGCTGCCTTTATAATTTACCGTGACATTTCTCTTTCTGAAGCTTGCATTTGTAAAATAACTTTCCCTATTTGGAGTACAGATTTAAACATGCACCAACCAGCTCCCATAGCGATCACACTTTCTTTGCCGGTAACACCTGGCCAGGAGCTGCTGCATTCTATCTATTCTTATTGCCAGAGCATCTATAGCTATTATCGCTATTATTATCGCCGTACCTACCGCGCTCTCTTTGGCAATCACACCGATTATTCATCGTAAATAACAGAAAGTCTTTACCGGCTTCTCTTAAGTGATACAAAAAAGCAGCGCGAAAGCCCTGCTTTTTTGCTTTTATACCTATCCGTAACTATAAAATTACAATCTGATGAACATTACACAGAACTACAGCAGCTACACACCAGAAAACCATACTGTTTGGGCCATACTTTTCGAACGCCAGTACCACAACCTGCAGGGCAAGGCCATTCCGGAGTTTTTTGAAGGCCTGGAGAAAGTTGGCTTCAGTCGCGACCGCATCCCGGATTTTGATGAAGTGAACCAGCGCCTGAAACCGCTGACCGGTTTTGAAGTGGTGCCAGCGCCCGGCATTGTAGACGATGCCCTGTTCTTTGAACTGATTGCCAACCACAAATTCCCGGCAACTGTCTGGATCCGGAACATGGACCAGCTGGATTACCTGGAGGAGCCGGATATGTTTCATGATGTGTTCGGGCATGTACCGTTGCTGACTATACCGGTTTACTGCCAGTTCCTGGCGCAGCTCTCGCAACTTGCCCTGCAATACATTGATCGCCCTGATGTGATTGACCTGCTGACCCGCATTTACTGGTACACTATAGAGTTCGGGTTGTTTATAGAAAATGGCAAACCAATGATCTATGGCGCCGGCATTCTCTCATCTGTAGGGGAAAGTAACCTGTCGGTATCTGATGCCAGTACTAAGTTTAAATTTGATGTAGCGCAGATACTGGAAACTTCTTACATAAAAGAGACTTTCCAGAGCCAGTACTTCCATATTTCTGATTTCAGAGAATTGCTGGAGGCGCTGCCGGCCTTAACTATAGCTCTGGACAAATTAAAAACAGAACTGGAAGTACCTGCCACACTATAAAACTAAAAGCCCGGCTACAACTATAGCCGGGCTTTTTAATTATTACCATAGTTCAGATCCCAAAGCCGCCAGCCAACTATAGCCAGCCTAAATCTATAGTTAATGTGTAAGCGTGGAGCTCACCTGGAAACCTAATTTACGTGGCTGCGTGATCACGTTTTCCTGTTTTTGTTTCAGGGTAATACGTTCTATTTCGCTCACATCCTGGCCCATTAAGTCGTTATTTACGGCAGCAACCATAGCGCTTTCAATTATCAGGCGCAGCGTTTTATTATTAATCACATTCTGGGCGATGCGGTCGTAAGGCAACTCCATCTGCTTCACACCTTCAATTACAAAATGGCGGTCTATGTTTATCAGCATGCGGCCAACCAGGTAACCGGGATCATCCATTCGGTTATACTTTATAGTATCAGCCATAAAGTTGTAAGCCATTATATGCCCGAAAAACCTGCGCCTGAAATCTTCCTCAATGTAGTCGTTCTTCATCAGTTCATAATCTTCCGGGAATGTGATGATGTTGGTGTGCATAATGAACATGAGCAGGTCGCCGGAGAACATGACGTGAAACTCAAATTCACTGATGTTTCTATATTCGATAATTACATCAGCGTCTTTTTTGGTTATCCGGTTAGTTAGTTTCTTTACTATATCCTGGGCAATTTCCTTCATCCTGTCGAAGGTGGCTTTTGTGTTGCGATAAATAGCCTGCTTGGTTACAGATTTCTGATGAAGTCCATTAATAATATCGTTAAGTCTTTCTTCTGATACTGCCATTGTTTTTATATGCTCGGTAGTTTGAATGATTTTACAGCAGAAACTGGTAAAGAGTTATAAAATATAGTTTTGAAAGCGTTGTAACTATAGTTGTTCACTCAGGTTTTGTAAGCCGGCGGAGGCGCAAGTTGTACTGGCTCATCATCTCCCACTTTAAACGCAACCTGCCGCACACCCGGCTTAGCATCAGGGCTTTCCAGCAATAGCTGCCTGGCTTGCGGCAATTCAAAAACATCAGCAACAGAGTTTACAGCTCCTGCCGGCACATGTAGTTTATGAAGTGTATTTAAAAGTTGTTGCTGGTTCTGTTTTGCTATGAGCTCGCGCAACAGTTCATTCAACTCCTTCCGGTTTTGCACCCTGCTATAGTTGGTTTTAAATTTTGTATCCTGTGCCGTTTCAGGAGCTCCCAACACATTACATAACCGCTCAAACTGCCTGTCGTCGCCAATGGCCAGCACCAGCTGTTTGTTGTCTTGGGTAGTAAACACTGTGCCATACGGAACGATGCTGGGATGCTCGGAACCCATGCGTTGCGGGTTTTGCCCTGCTACCAGCCAGTTTGTAGCCTGGTTGGCCAATGCCGAAACAGCTGCCTGCACCAGCGACACCTGCACATACTGCCCCTGTCCGGTTTGTTCGCGTTTCAGCAAAGCTACCAGCAAGCCTTCCTTCAGCTGGTGCGCAGCCAGGATATCCATCAACGCAACAGGCAATTTGGTAGGCCCTCCATCCGGCTCCCCGTTCAGGTACATAAAGCCGGTTTCGGCTTGTATTACTGCATCATAACCGGCTCTGTCTTCTTCGGGGCCGTAGCCGGTTAAGTGGCCGTAGATCAATGCTGGATTTATAGTTTGCAGGGTCTTATAATCTACCTGTAGTTTTTCGGCATCGCCGGGTTTGTAGCTGGCAATAATAATGTCGGCCTGTTTAACCAAACTATAGAGTTGCTCCAGGTCATTTTGCTGCGACAGGTTTAGGGGTAACGATTCTTTGCCCCAGTTTGCAGCACAGAAGTAGGCAGGCGTATCTGTATCAGCTGGTTCGGATTTTAATTTCCAGCGGCGGGTAACGTCTCCGTTAGTAGCGGCATTCTCTATTTTTATAACCCGTGCGCCAAGCTCTGCAAAAAACTGGCCTACGCTTGGCCCGGCCAGCACACTTGCCAGTTCCAGCACCAGCATATTTTCACCTATCATGTCGTTCAGGTTTCTAAAACTATACAGTCACCCAAACTTCGCGAAATATTTTTAATGATTTTAAAGTAGTTTGAAAAGCCTAAACTATAAAGAATGCGCTTTCGGACGTGGAAGTCCGCAGCAGGCGGGTGTAGGAGCCCTCTTTTAAGTTTCGGAAACAGATGTCCGAGACAGCAACCTATGCCCTTTCACCTATCGGTTACAGCGTTTTCAGCAGCAAGAATTAGCAACAGACCCGGTGAATTGGTGGTTAAAACAAGGATAAAGGCTCGAACTATAGTTCCTGCTTTTAACACAACTATAGTTCCAGGTCAGCAATTATAAAGCAAAAAAGGCTCATCCACCGAAGCAGAAGAGCCTTTTATTCAAATCTTAATTACCTGTTACAGCAGGAAAAACAGGGCATTGATAATATTCAAGCCAAGCAATAGGTAAAAATTTGGTGAATCCTGTATAGCCTTTTTCATATATAAACTAATAACTGTAAGATGAAGTCTTTTTGGGGTTGCAGCGTTTGCTACATTTTAATCTTACGCCGGACTATACCAAATGTTACATTTAAATATAACTTTTTATATACTTGTCTTGATTAATTAATATATAAATAATAATATATATTACATTTAACATCAATAAATATGCACTTACAAGCTTATAAAGCTACATCAAGTACCATATATTGTGTTTTTACAATTTTGCACTTACTTATATTTTATTCAATTATTTATTATATAAACACCAAATGCAACCCATTTTTTACACATCAGACCTTAAGCTTTTTATAGAAATGATAGCAAAATAATTTATCTTTACCATAGACCTGCTAAACGCAATGCGTAGCGGGTGCTTAACAGTTTATACATAAAGACAAAACATTGAATTTCCATTCATTTAATTTACACGAAGACGTTGTTACAGGTATAGAATCGATGGGGTATAACAGCCCTACTCCTATACAGCAACAGGCCATACCACTTATTTTAGAGAAGAAAGACCTGATTGCCTGCGCCCAGACCGGTACCGGTAAAACAGCAGCGTACCTGCTTCCACTTATCGACCGTATCTCGCACGCGAACGCAACACATACCAGCACACTTATTTTAGTACCAACCCGCGAACTTGCCAAACAGATTGATGAGCAGGTAGAAGGCCTTGGTTATTTTGCCCCGGTTAGCTCCATCGCTATTTATGGCGGTAACAAAGGCGGCGAATGGGACCAGCAGAAACGCGCCCTTACCAGCGGCGCCGATATTATTATTGCCACGCCCGGCAGACTGATGTCGCATATGGCGCTGGGCTATGTAAAGCTGGACCAACTGGACTACCTGGTATTGGACGAAGCTGACAAAATGCTGGACATGGGCTTTATGGATGATATCCTGAAGATCGTGCGCCAGTTGCCTGCTAACCGCCAGACTTTGCTTTTCTCGGCTACGATGCCTAAAAAGATACGCGACCTTGCCCAGCAGATCCTGAACAAACCAGAGGAAATAAACCTGGCCGTATCCAAGCCTGCTGAAAAGATAGACCAGCGCATGTACCTGACTTTCGACAATCAGAAATTACCCTTACTGGAGTATATTCTGCGGGAACTGGAGGTTCAGAACATGATCATTTTTACTTCGCGCAAGTCCAATGTAGCCCAGATTGTAAGGTCGTTGCGCAAGATGGGATTTGAAGCCGAAGGCATACAGTCTGATATGACGCAGGATGAGCGGGAAGCTGCTTTGCGTGATTTCAAGAACAAGAAATACCAGGTTTTAGTAGGTACTGATATTCTGTCGCGCGGTATCGACATTGACAACCTGAGCCACGTGCTTAACTTTGACATGCCGCAGGATGCGGAAGATTATGTGCACCGCGTGGGCCGTACGGCACGTGCAGCATCTACAGGTATGGCGATTACGTTCGTGAACGAGAAGGACATGTACCGCGTGCGCAAAGTAGAGCAACTGATAGAGCGTGAGATACCGAAATTAGGCTTGCCAGATGACTTTGGTCCCGGCCCGGTTTACGACCCGAGCAAAAAACAGGAACGTCCGCATGGCGGCAACCGCCCAGGACAAGGAAACAAAAACCGCTCAGGAGACAGAAACAAAGGCGGCAACCGCGACAGAAATAAGTCCGGAAGAGGCCCAAGACCTGAGCAAAAAGCTGCCACCGGCGAAGCAGGTGCAACAGCAGAAAGAACAGGTAACGACAGACCAATAAAACCCTTTAAGCCCCGCAGCAAAAACAAAGGCGATCGTGGTCCTGGCGGCAACACCGCAGCACCGCAGTCAGCTCCTACAGAATAACCAAAACGCCGTCCTGCAAAATCAGGGCGGCGTTTTTTTATAGTTTCAAACTATAGTTGCTGTACCAAAGCTCCGGAAGTAGTCACGTCATAAACAGGCATACCCTTCTTGTCTAATTCTTCTTTCATCCGCTCTACGTACCAGGGCTTGTTACTACCATCCAGAACTATAGTTTTAAAGGT
This genomic interval carries:
- a CDS encoding CaiB/BaiF CoA transferase family protein: MIGENMLVLELASVLAGPSVGQFFAELGARVIKIENAATNGDVTRRWKLKSEPADTDTPAYFCAANWGKESLPLNLSQQNDLEQLYSLVKQADIIIASYKPGDAEKLQVDYKTLQTINPALIYGHLTGYGPEEDRAGYDAVIQAETGFMYLNGEPDGGPTKLPVALMDILAAHQLKEGLLVALLKREQTGQGQYVQVSLVQAAVSALANQATNWLVAGQNPQRMGSEHPSIVPYGTVFTTQDNKQLVLAIGDDRQFERLCNVLGAPETAQDTKFKTNYSRVQNRKELNELLRELIAKQNQQQLLNTLHKLHVPAGAVNSVADVFELPQARQLLLESPDAKPGVRQVAFKVGDDEPVQLAPPPAYKT
- a CDS encoding DEAD/DEAH box helicase, whose amino-acid sequence is MGYNSPTPIQQQAIPLILEKKDLIACAQTGTGKTAAYLLPLIDRISHANATHTSTLILVPTRELAKQIDEQVEGLGYFAPVSSIAIYGGNKGGEWDQQKRALTSGADIIIATPGRLMSHMALGYVKLDQLDYLVLDEADKMLDMGFMDDILKIVRQLPANRQTLLFSATMPKKIRDLAQQILNKPEEINLAVSKPAEKIDQRMYLTFDNQKLPLLEYILRELEVQNMIIFTSRKSNVAQIVRSLRKMGFEAEGIQSDMTQDEREAALRDFKNKKYQVLVGTDILSRGIDIDNLSHVLNFDMPQDAEDYVHRVGRTARAASTGMAITFVNEKDMYRVRKVEQLIEREIPKLGLPDDFGPGPVYDPSKKQERPHGGNRPGQGNKNRSGDRNKGGNRDRNKSGRGPRPEQKAATGEAGATAERTGNDRPIKPFKPRSKNKGDRGPGGNTAAPQSAPTE
- a CDS encoding phenylalanine 4-monooxygenase; translation: MNITQNYSSYTPENHTVWAILFERQYHNLQGKAIPEFFEGLEKVGFSRDRIPDFDEVNQRLKPLTGFEVVPAPGIVDDALFFELIANHKFPATVWIRNMDQLDYLEEPDMFHDVFGHVPLLTIPVYCQFLAQLSQLALQYIDRPDVIDLLTRIYWYTIEFGLFIENGKPMIYGAGILSSVGESNLSVSDASTKFKFDVAQILETSYIKETFQSQYFHISDFRELLEALPALTIALDKLKTELEVPATL